The following proteins come from a genomic window of Megalobrama amblycephala isolate DHTTF-2021 linkage group LG1, ASM1881202v1, whole genome shotgun sequence:
- the arf2a gene encoding ADP-ribosylation factor 2a: protein MGNMFAGLFKNLFGKKEMRILMVGLDAAGKTTILYKLKLGEIVTTIPTIGFNVETVEYKNISFTVWDVGGQDKIRPLWRHYFQNTQGLIFVVDSNDRERVNEAREELTRMLAEDELRDAVLLVFANKQDLPNAMNAAEITDKLGLHSLRHRNWYIQATCATSGDGLYEGLDWLSNQLKNAK from the exons ATGGGTAATATGTTTGCAGGCCTCTTTAAGAATCTCTTTGGGAAGAAAGAGATGAGAATTCTGATGGTGGGCTTGGATGCTGCTGGAAAGACCACCATCCTGTACAAACTGAAACTAGGAGAAATAGTCACCACCATCCCAACTATCG GTTTTAATGTTGAGACAGTAGAGTATAAGAACATCAGCTTTACGGTGTGGGATGTGGGTGGTCAGGATAAGATCCGGCCGCTTTGGAGGCACTATTTCCAGAACACACAAG GCCTGATATTTGTTGTGGACAGTAACGATAGGGAGCGAGTGAACGAGGCAAGGGAGGAGTTGACGAGGATGCTGGCGGAGGACGAGTTGAGAGATGCCGTGCTGCTCGTCTTTGCAAACAAACAG GATCTGCCCAACGCGATGAACGCAGCCGAGATCACAGATAAGCTGGGCCTTCATTCCCTGCGTCATCGTAACTGGTACATTCAGGCCACCTGCGCCACAAGCGGGGATGGCCTGTACGAAGGGCTCGACTGGCTCTCCAACCAGCTCAAAAACGCTAAATGA